The Magnolia sinica isolate HGM2019 chromosome 9, MsV1, whole genome shotgun sequence genome contains a region encoding:
- the LOC131256448 gene encoding uncharacterized protein LOC131256448, producing METPFFPMGVFGILRAGLKIPSKNGKIFLSVALLLLIQSSIIYLTSDFAIKPLIMDLAMRSLTLQNIDPQQPSYAKLIDGIKKDIGILAGEETIILVVSAIVSLFVAVATIYTSAMTYHGKDLTCSELFRRIRWTWKRPVITWLCITLFNLGFLLLIILLLGFLMLIAKGSIISTCLVIVLALLSLCFYVYFTLLFILGIVISVIEEGSYGMGALAKAAVLIKGRRWQGCILYVLFSLLGSAIYLVLNLAIQDIHLSNMSRLVIGIVLVNVLSLETILIYMVFTVFYFECKKSHGENVEIEGESEYSLVPTAFVEDSLP from the coding sequence ATGGAAACTCCTTTCTTCCCTATGGGTGTCTTTGGAATTCTAAGAGCAGGCCTCAAAATCCCATCCAAAAATGGAAAGATCTTCCTCTCCGTTGCCCTTCTCCTCCTCATTCAATCCTCTATTATATACCTAACCAGCGACTTCGCGATCAAACCGTTGATCATGGATCTAGCGATGAGGTCACTCACATTGCAGAACATCGATCCCCAACAGCCCAGCTATGCGAAATTGATCGATGGGATTAAAAAAGACATTGGAATTCTTGCGGGCGAGGAGACGATCATCTTAGTGGTCTCTGCTATAGTGTCACTCTTCGTAGCTGTCGCCACAATTTACACGTCGGCCATGACCTACCATGGCAAGGATCTAACATGCAGCGAGTTGTTCCGAAGGATCAGATGGACATGGAAGCGGCCTGTGATCACATGGTTGTGCATCACCCTCTTCAATTTGGGTTTTCTTCTTTTGATCATATTACTATTAGGCTTTCTTATGCTGATTGCCAAGGGTTCTATTATATCAACTTGTCTAGTAATAGTTTTAGCTCTCCTCTCTCTTTGCTTCTATGTTTATTTCACTCTTCTTTTCATTTTGGGTATTGTAATTTCGGTCATCGAAGAGGGTAGCTATGGAATGGGAGCACTTGCGAAAGCTGCAGTACTGATCAAAGGAAGAAGGTGGCAAGGTTGCATTCTCTATGTTCTTTTTAGTCTACTTGGGTCAGCCATCTATCTGGTTCTCAATTTGGCGATACAGGATATACACCTATCCAATATGAGCCGATTGGTGATTGGTATCGTTCTAGTGAATGTTCTGTCCCTTGAGACCATACTCATATATATGGTTTTTACAGTGTTTTACTTTGAGTGTAAGAAGAGCCATGGGGAGAACGTAGAGATAGAAGGGGAGAGTGAGTATAGTTTGGTTCCCACCGCTTTTGTTGAGGACTCTCTTCCTTGA